The sequence below is a genomic window from Streptomyces sp. NBC_00289.
CCCGTGCTGGCGGATGCGCTACCTGCCCGCCGCCGGAGGAGCACAGCACATAGCCCAGGGCCTCGACACGCTGGTTGCCGAGGGGGCCATCACTGCGTGGACAGAGATCGTCTACGAACCCGAAGAGCATGCCTTCGGTGGCACCGAAGCCATGGCCAGCGCACACCGCCTTTTCCACCACGACAGCCGCAGTCTGCTCGAACACCTTCAGAGCAAGGGCGGCCTGCACCGGCGCGAGACGTCCCTGATGCTGTGCAGCATCCTGATGCGCTCCGCCGGGCTGGACTGGTACGAACAAGGCGACGTCTGGGCACGCGTCGGCGCCCACCGCGAGACGCCCCCAGGTGCCACACCGGAGAGCCGCGAGCAACTCCAAGCTGCCGTACACCGGTTGATCTCCGTGAACGGGGAGGAGTTGATGCGTACCGGCGGGCCGCTGGCCCACCTTGCGGACTGGGGCCGCGCCTATCGCGACGCCGGGCGGGATCTGGCCCACCTCATGGAGCTGGGGTTGCTTCACCGCGGGCTGCGCGACGTGCTCGCCCATCACGCGCTGTTCGCCTTCAACCGCATCGGCCTGCCCTACGCCACCCAGGCCGCCCTCGCCGCCGCCGCGAAAACCGTTGTCTTCGGCCCGGACCCCACCACGGAAAGGAGCGTCGCGGACCGTGTGGATAATCCCTGACGCCCTGGCCCGGCGCTTCCCCCTCATCGCTCGCCCCCGCCCGGCCTGCCTCCCCCTGCCCCAGCGTGTTCGTGCGCTAGCCGAACTCGCCGATAGCGCGGCAAAGACGGGCGACCCGAGCATGGCCTCCACGGTCTACAACCAGGCCGCGCTGATCGCCTCCGACACCGGTGTGCCGGACATGGCCCACACGCTGTGCCACCAGCACGCAGCCGCCTACCTAGATGCCGCTCCCTTGCCCGGCACGGCCGCGATCCGAGCCCTAGTAGGGCTTGGTCAGGTCCGTATCGGTGTGGGTATGTCGCGGTGGCAGGTGGGGCAAGCACCGGTCCAGGCGGCGAGAAGTGTCTGGAGTTCTCGGACGACTTGGTAGAGGCTCAGACCTGCGCCGCGTCTTTTGGGTCTCGTGCCAGTCGTTGCAGGGTGCAGAAGGCGTGGGCGGCGGAGACGAGGGTGACGTGGTGGTGCCAGCCGCCCCAGGTGCGGCCTTCGAAGTGGGCCAGTCCCAGGGCCTGTTTCATCTCGCGGTAGTCGTGTTCGATGCGCCAGCGCAGCTTGGCCAGCCGCACCAGGGTCGCCAGTGGCATG
It includes:
- a CDS encoding thiopeptide-type bacteriocin biosynthesis protein, which encodes MTLPAWRQANLVFPEWENAETIAVSRLAPILRVGEDEGALARWFIIRKHPCWRMRYLPAAGGAQHIAQGLDTLVAEGAITAWTEIVYEPEEHAFGGTEAMASAHRLFHHDSRSLLEHLQSKGGLHRRETSLMLCSILMRSAGLDWYEQGDVWARVGAHRETPPGATPESREQLQAAVHRLISVNGEELMRTGGPLAHLADWGRAYRDAGRDLAHLMELGLLHRGLRDVLAHHALFAFNRIGLPYATQAALAAAAKTVVFGPDPTTERSVADRVDNP